In a single window of the Pseudomonas entomophila genome:
- a CDS encoding histidine phosphatase family protein yields MLSSNTLDNPANPPRLAQRRSRKVLGAALGLIMALAGVTTWLATRTHIVDLGNEQQLSDSGLLQDWKDGAVIVMIRHAERCDSAPGPCLDAPSGITIKGSQAARRVGQGLEQLGLANADLLTSPKLRTRQTAHFILGQAVDSADWLERCDTRFASEALARKRVGHNLVLVTHNGCIDHFQRQQHVPGGERESGYASALFVSVNTEGKARILGRMNAPDWQRVLASSGR; encoded by the coding sequence ATGCTTTCCAGCAACACCCTGGACAACCCGGCCAACCCGCCCCGTCTCGCACAGCGCCGATCGCGCAAGGTGCTGGGCGCCGCCCTTGGCCTGATCATGGCCCTGGCCGGGGTGACCACCTGGCTGGCGACGAGGACGCACATCGTGGACCTTGGCAACGAACAGCAACTGAGTGACAGCGGCCTGTTGCAGGACTGGAAGGACGGCGCGGTGATCGTGATGATCCGCCATGCCGAACGCTGCGACAGCGCCCCCGGCCCGTGCCTGGACGCCCCCTCCGGCATCACCATCAAAGGCAGCCAGGCAGCGCGGCGCGTCGGCCAGGGCCTGGAGCAACTCGGGCTGGCCAACGCCGACCTGCTGACCAGCCCCAAGCTGCGCACACGCCAGACCGCGCACTTCATCCTCGGCCAGGCGGTGGACAGCGCCGACTGGCTGGAGCGCTGCGACACCAGATTCGCCAGCGAGGCCCTGGCCCGCAAGCGTGTGGGGCACAATCTGGTGCTGGTCACCCACAACGGCTGTATCGACCATTTCCAGCGCCAGCAGCACGTACCCGGTGGCGAGCGCGAGAGCGGCTATGCCAGCGCCCTGTTCGTCTCGGTCAACACTGAAGGCAAGGCGCGAATCCTCGGGCGCATGAACGCGCCCGACTGGCAGCGAGTGCTGGCCAGCAGCGGCCGTTGA
- the ggt gene encoding gamma-glutamyltransferase, producing the protein MRIVLFPPLALGAAILSCSSAYAVTLEGGAVAAPDQYGAQVAADILKKGGNAVDAAVATAFTLAVTYPEAGNIGGGGFMTLFVDGKPYFLDYREVAPKAATKTMYLDDKGEVIENLSLVGARAAGVPGTVMGLWEAHQKFGKLKWSELLTPAIGYAQNGFKIAQKQYQYRDDAQGMFKAATNFNDYFGTMKVGELFKQPELAKTLERIADKGVSEFYQGQTADLLVAQMQADKGLISKEDLKDYKAVWRNPIAIDWRGNVVYTAPPPSSGGVALAQLLGIKEDRAADFKGVEHNSAKYIHLLAEIEKRVFADRADYLGDPAFTKVPVDQLIAKDYLAKRAAQVNPSAISETDKVKPGLEPHQTTHFSIVDKQGNAVSNTYTLNLDYGSGVVVKGAGFLLNDEMDDFSAKPGAANAFGVVGGDANAIAPGKRMLSSMSPSLVTRDGKVVLVVGTPGGSRIFTSIFQVMNNLYDFGMPLEKAVAAQRVHHQLLPKDTIYFDSYAPLTGAVADDLKKMGYVLEDQGWEMGDIQAIRVTGEKLETASDPRGRGVGMIVK; encoded by the coding sequence ATGCGTATCGTCCTGTTCCCGCCCCTGGCCCTTGGGGCCGCCATCCTGAGCTGTTCTTCCGCTTACGCCGTCACGCTTGAAGGTGGCGCGGTGGCCGCGCCTGATCAATATGGCGCACAGGTGGCCGCCGATATTCTGAAGAAGGGCGGCAACGCCGTGGATGCCGCCGTCGCCACGGCCTTCACCCTGGCCGTCACCTATCCCGAGGCCGGCAACATCGGCGGTGGCGGTTTCATGACCTTGTTCGTCGACGGCAAGCCGTACTTCCTCGACTACCGCGAAGTGGCGCCCAAGGCCGCCACCAAGACCATGTACCTGGATGACAAGGGCGAGGTCATCGAGAACCTGAGCCTGGTCGGTGCCCGCGCCGCGGGCGTGCCGGGTACGGTGATGGGCCTGTGGGAGGCGCACCAGAAGTTCGGCAAGCTCAAGTGGAGCGAGCTGCTGACCCCGGCCATCGGTTATGCGCAGAACGGTTTCAAGATTGCCCAGAAGCAGTACCAGTACCGCGACGACGCCCAGGGCATGTTCAAGGCCGCCACCAACTTCAACGACTACTTCGGCACTATGAAAGTCGGTGAGCTGTTCAAGCAGCCGGAGCTGGCCAAGACCCTGGAGCGCATCGCCGACAAGGGTGTGAGCGAGTTCTACCAGGGCCAGACCGCCGACCTGCTGGTGGCGCAGATGCAGGCCGACAAGGGCCTGATCAGCAAAGAAGACTTGAAGGACTACAAGGCCGTGTGGCGTAACCCGATCGCCATCGACTGGCGCGGCAACGTGGTCTATACCGCGCCGCCACCTAGCTCCGGTGGCGTGGCGTTGGCCCAGCTGCTGGGCATCAAGGAGGACCGCGCGGCGGACTTCAAGGGGGTCGAGCACAACTCCGCCAAGTACATCCACCTGCTGGCCGAAATCGAGAAACGGGTGTTCGCCGACCGCGCCGACTACCTGGGCGACCCGGCTTTCACGAAAGTGCCGGTCGACCAGCTGATCGCCAAGGACTACCTGGCCAAGCGCGCCGCCCAGGTCAACCCGAGCGCCATTTCCGAGACCGACAAGGTCAAGCCGGGGCTGGAGCCGCACCAGACCACGCACTTCTCCATCGTCGACAAGCAGGGCAACGCGGTGAGCAACACCTACACCCTCAACCTCGACTACGGCAGCGGCGTGGTGGTGAAGGGCGCGGGTTTCCTGCTCAACGACGAGATGGATGACTTCAGCGCCAAGCCCGGCGCGGCCAATGCCTTTGGCGTGGTGGGCGGCGACGCCAACGCCATCGCCCCGGGCAAGCGCATGCTGTCGTCGATGAGCCCGAGCCTGGTGACCCGCGACGGCAAGGTGGTGCTGGTGGTGGGCACGCCGGGTGGTTCGCGGATCTTCACCTCGATCTTCCAGGTGATGAACAACCTGTACGACTTCGGCATGCCACTGGAGAAAGCCGTGGCGGCGCAACGGGTGCATCACCAGTTGCTGCCCAAGGATACGATCTACTTCGACAGCTATGCGCCGCTGACCGGGGCGGTGGCGGATGACCTGAAGAAGATGGGGTATGTGCTGGAGGATCAGGGCTGGGAGATGGGCGATATCCAGGCGATCCGGGTGACCGGGGAGAAGCTGGAGACCGCGTCCGACCCGCGTGGGCGCGGGGTGGGGATGATCGTCAAGTGA
- a CDS encoding EamA family transporter, whose product MGNGLLSSWTFWALLSALFAALTAIFAKVGVAGINADFATLLRTVVVLVSLALILYATGQYQALGSISPRSYLFLLLSGLATGASWICYFRALQLGQASQVAPVDKLSVVLVAVLGVTLLGERLDLRQWAGISLITLGVVMLAWR is encoded by the coding sequence ATGGGTAACGGTCTGCTGTCATCCTGGACATTCTGGGCCCTCCTGTCGGCGCTGTTCGCGGCGCTGACGGCGATCTTCGCCAAGGTCGGGGTGGCCGGCATCAACGCCGACTTCGCCACCCTGCTGCGCACGGTAGTGGTGCTGGTGAGCCTGGCGCTGATCCTCTATGCCACCGGGCAGTACCAGGCGCTGGGCTCGATCTCGCCGCGCAGCTACCTGTTTCTGCTGCTCTCGGGCCTGGCCACCGGGGCGTCGTGGATCTGCTACTTCCGTGCCCTGCAACTGGGCCAGGCTTCGCAGGTGGCGCCTGTGGACAAGTTGAGCGTGGTCTTGGTGGCGGTGCTGGGCGTGACCTTGCTGGGGGAGCGGCTCGACCTGCGCCAGTGGGCCGGCATCAGCCTGATCACCCTAGGCGTGGTGATGCTGGCCTGGCGCTAG
- a CDS encoding NAD(P)H-dependent oxidoreductase — MKKFLLLNGGKQFAHSDGRLNQTLHDAALAHLDRAGFDVKQTFIDGGYDVQEEVEKFLWADVVIYQMPGWWMGAPWTVKKYVDEVFTAGHGSLYANDGRTRSDASQKYGSGGLVQGKQYLLSLTWNAPQQAFDDPSDFFEGKGVDAVYFPFHKANQFLGMSGLPTFLAVDVMKRPDVPAALAAYEQHLDEVFGKA, encoded by the coding sequence ATGAAAAAGTTTCTCCTGCTCAACGGTGGCAAACAGTTCGCCCATTCCGACGGCCGCCTGAACCAGACCTTGCACGACGCCGCCCTGGCCCACCTGGACCGTGCCGGCTTCGATGTGAAACAGACCTTCATCGACGGCGGCTACGACGTCCAGGAAGAAGTCGAGAAATTCCTCTGGGCCGATGTGGTGATCTACCAGATGCCGGGGTGGTGGATGGGCGCGCCGTGGACCGTGAAGAAGTATGTCGACGAGGTGTTCACCGCCGGGCATGGCAGCCTGTACGCCAACGATGGCCGGACCCGTTCCGACGCCTCGCAGAAGTACGGCAGCGGTGGCCTTGTGCAGGGCAAGCAGTACCTGTTGTCGCTGACCTGGAACGCGCCGCAGCAGGCGTTCGACGACCCAAGTGATTTCTTCGAAGGCAAAGGCGTGGATGCGGTGTATTTCCCGTTCCACAAGGCCAACCAGTTCCTTGGTATGAGCGGGTTGCCGACCTTCCTGGCGGTGGATGTGATGAAGCGCCCGGACGTGCCGGCGGCGCTGGCGGCGTATGAGCAGCATCTGGACGAGGTGTTCGGCAAGGCCTGA
- the tesB gene encoding acyl-CoA thioesterase II encodes MSHVLDDLVDLLSLESIEENLFRGRSQDLGFRQLYGGQVLGQSLSAASQTVEDARHVHSLHGYFLRPGDASMPVVYSVDRVRDGGSFSTRRVTAIQKGQPIFTCSASFQYDEEGFEHQARMPDVVGPENLPCEVELARAMADQLPERIRDKVLCAKPIEIRPVTERDPFNPKPGDPVKYAWFRADGTLPDIPALHKYLLAYASDFGLLTTALLPHGKSVWQKDMQIASLDHSLWFHRDLRADDWLLYATDSPWAGNARGFTRGSIFNRAGQLVASSTQEGLIRHRKDWA; translated from the coding sequence ATGAGCCACGTACTGGACGACCTCGTCGACCTGCTGAGCCTCGAATCGATCGAGGAAAACCTGTTCCGCGGACGTAGCCAGGACCTGGGCTTCCGCCAGCTGTACGGCGGCCAGGTACTCGGCCAGTCGCTGTCGGCGGCCAGCCAGACCGTCGAGGACGCCCGCCATGTGCATTCGCTGCACGGTTACTTCCTGCGCCCGGGCGATGCCAGCATGCCGGTGGTGTACTCGGTGGACCGTGTGCGCGACGGCGGCAGCTTCAGCACGCGGCGGGTGACGGCAATCCAGAAAGGCCAGCCGATCTTCACCTGCAGCGCTTCGTTCCAGTACGACGAAGAGGGTTTCGAGCACCAGGCCCGGATGCCCGATGTGGTGGGCCCGGAGAACCTGCCGTGCGAAGTGGAGCTGGCCCGGGCCATGGCCGACCAGTTGCCCGAGCGTATCCGCGACAAGGTGCTGTGCGCCAAGCCCATCGAGATCCGCCCGGTCACCGAGCGCGACCCGTTCAACCCCAAGCCGGGCGACCCGGTCAAGTACGCCTGGTTCCGCGCCGACGGCACGCTGCCGGACATCCCCGCGCTGCACAAGTACCTGCTGGCCTACGCCTCGGACTTCGGCCTGCTGACCACCGCGCTGCTGCCCCATGGCAAGTCGGTGTGGCAGAAGGATATGCAGATCGCCAGCCTCGATCACTCGCTGTGGTTCCACCGCGACCTGCGCGCCGACGACTGGCTGCTGTACGCCACCGACAGCCCCTGGGCCGGCAATGCCCGCGGTTTCACCCGTGGCAGCATCTTCAACCGCGCCGGGCAACTGGTGGCGTCCTCGACCCAGGAAGGCTTGATCCGCCATCGCAAGGACTGGGCATGA
- a CDS encoding LysR family transcriptional regulator: protein MKTRSEELQVFVAVIDCGSISAAAEQIGQTPSAVSRTLSRLEDKLGTTLVNRTTRRMDLTEEGRFFLERARQILEQIDDLEERLSMHHQTPSGRLRINAAAPFMLHAILPWIGEFRQQYPGIELELNTDDLIIDLLEQSTDVAIRIGELADSSLHARSLGCSPVQVLASPEYLARNGTPQTVEELDDHCLLGFSTLESLNQWPLRHAQGDRWAVRPQLLASSGETLRQLALAGEGIVSLSHFMTHEDIRSGRLQVVLGEYNNGYRQPIHAVYYRNTQLALRIQCFLDFIQKKLAAYAC from the coding sequence GTGAAAACTCGCTCCGAAGAACTCCAGGTTTTCGTCGCCGTCATCGACTGCGGCTCGATCTCGGCCGCTGCCGAGCAGATCGGCCAGACGCCCTCGGCCGTCAGCCGCACCCTGTCACGGCTAGAGGACAAGCTCGGCACCACCCTGGTCAACCGCACCACCCGGCGCATGGACCTGACCGAGGAGGGGCGATTCTTCCTTGAGCGCGCACGGCAGATCCTCGAGCAGATCGACGACCTGGAAGAGCGCCTGTCGATGCACCACCAGACGCCGTCCGGGCGCTTGCGCATCAACGCCGCCGCGCCGTTCATGCTGCACGCGATCCTGCCGTGGATCGGCGAGTTCCGTCAGCAGTACCCCGGTATCGAGCTGGAACTGAACACTGATGACCTGATCATCGACTTGCTGGAGCAAAGCACCGACGTGGCCATCCGCATCGGCGAGCTGGCCGACTCCAGCCTGCACGCCCGCTCGCTGGGCTGCAGCCCGGTGCAGGTACTCGCCAGCCCCGAGTACCTGGCGCGCAATGGGACACCGCAGACGGTCGAAGAGCTCGATGATCATTGCCTGCTGGGCTTCAGCACCCTTGAATCGCTCAACCAGTGGCCACTGCGCCATGCCCAGGGCGACCGCTGGGCGGTCCGCCCGCAACTGCTCGCCTCCAGTGGCGAAACCCTGCGCCAGTTGGCCCTGGCCGGTGAAGGTATCGTCAGCCTGTCGCATTTCATGACGCACGAGGACATTCGTTCGGGGCGTCTGCAGGTGGTGCTTGGCGAATACAACAACGGTTACCGCCAGCCTATCCACGCGGTGTACTACCGCAACACGCAGTTGGCCCTGCGAATCCAGTGCTTTCTCGACTTCATCCAGAAAAAACTGGCGGCCTACGCCTGCTGA
- a CDS encoding methyl-accepting chemotaxis protein, which produces MGTTLRDLITGIRDGVTQIASAAEELSAVTEQTSAGANSQKVETDQVATAMHEMAATVQEVARNAEQASHAATNADDEARTGDKVVSEAISQIERLAHEVHRSTEAMTLLQQESQKIGSVMDVIKSVAEQTNLLALNAAIEAARAGEAGRGFAVVADEVRGLAQRTQQSTEEIEGLIASLQNGTQQVAEVMNGSRSLTDSSVELARKAGGSLESITRTVSNIQSMNQQIAAAAEQQSAVAEEISRSILNVRDVSEQTAAASDETAASSVELARLGGHLQTLVSQFRV; this is translated from the coding sequence ATGGGCACCACCCTGCGCGACCTGATCACCGGCATTCGCGACGGCGTCACCCAGATCGCCAGCGCCGCCGAAGAGCTGTCGGCGGTGACCGAGCAGACCAGCGCCGGCGCCAACAGCCAGAAAGTCGAAACCGACCAGGTGGCCACCGCCATGCACGAGATGGCCGCCACCGTGCAGGAAGTCGCGCGCAACGCCGAGCAAGCCTCCCACGCCGCGACCAACGCCGACGACGAAGCCCGTACCGGCGACAAGGTGGTCAGCGAGGCGATCAGCCAGATCGAACGCCTGGCCCACGAAGTGCACCGTTCCACCGAAGCGATGACCCTGCTGCAGCAGGAAAGCCAGAAGATCGGCAGCGTGATGGACGTGATCAAGTCGGTGGCCGAGCAGACCAACCTGCTGGCGCTCAACGCCGCCATCGAAGCGGCCCGTGCCGGTGAAGCCGGCCGTGGTTTCGCCGTGGTCGCCGACGAAGTGCGGGGCCTGGCCCAGCGTACCCAGCAGTCCACCGAAGAGATCGAGGGCCTGATCGCCAGCCTGCAGAACGGCACCCAGCAGGTCGCCGAAGTGATGAACGGCAGCCGCAGCCTGACCGACAGCAGCGTCGAGTTGGCACGCAAGGCCGGGGGTTCGCTGGAGAGCATCACCCGCACGGTGTCGAACATCCAGTCGATGAACCAGCAGATCGCCGCCGCCGCCGAGCAGCAGAGCGCCGTGGCCGAAGAGATCAGCCGCAGCATCCTGAATGTGCGTGATGTGTCCGAGCAGACCGCCGCGGCCAGCGACGAGACCGCCGCCTCCAGCGTCGAGCTGGCGCGCCTGGGTGGTCACCTGCAGACGCTGGTCAGCCAGTTCCGCGTCTGA
- a CDS encoding TIGR03862 family flavoprotein, whose product MNDPRPASQPLVAVIGGGPAGLMAAEALARRGVAVQVFDAMPSVGRKFLLAGVGGMNITHSEPYPAFVGRYAERRDAIDALLRDFDADILRQWIHGLGIETFVGTSGRVFPRDMKAAPLLRAWLKRLRDAGVVIHTRHRWLGWNADGSLRIAYPQGELAMHADAVILALGGGSWARLGSDGAWTTLLGERGVDISPLQASNCGFEVEGWSALLKDKFAGAPLKNIALSVPGLAPRKGEFILTAQGVEGSLVYAWSAAVREAINRDGHGTLLLDLLPDRPVDKIAQALAKPRGSRSMAKHLQGQLGIDGVKAALLRELTDPATFADTERLAAAIKALPITLVRTRPLDEAISSAGGVRFEGLDEGLMVAKLPGVFCAGEMLDWEAPTGGYLLTACFASGLRAGRAAADWLARQA is encoded by the coding sequence ATGAACGATCCCCGCCCCGCCTCCCAACCCCTAGTCGCCGTGATCGGTGGCGGCCCCGCCGGCCTGATGGCCGCCGAGGCGCTGGCCCGGCGTGGCGTGGCTGTGCAGGTGTTCGATGCCATGCCGTCGGTGGGCCGCAAGTTCCTGCTGGCGGGCGTGGGCGGCATGAACATCACCCATTCCGAGCCCTACCCCGCGTTCGTCGGCCGCTACGCCGAACGCCGCGACGCGATCGACGCGCTGCTGCGCGACTTCGACGCCGATATCCTGCGCCAGTGGATTCATGGCCTGGGCATCGAAACCTTCGTCGGCACCTCGGGCCGGGTGTTCCCCCGCGACATGAAAGCCGCGCCCCTGCTGCGTGCCTGGCTCAAGCGCCTGCGCGACGCCGGGGTGGTTATCCACACCCGCCACCGCTGGCTGGGCTGGAACGCCGATGGCAGCCTGCGGATCGCTTATCCACAGGGCGAGCTGGCCATGCACGCCGATGCCGTTATCCTCGCCTTGGGGGGCGGCAGTTGGGCGCGGCTGGGTTCGGACGGCGCGTGGACAACCCTGCTGGGTGAACGGGGTGTGGATATCTCACCCTTGCAGGCCAGCAACTGCGGCTTCGAGGTCGAAGGCTGGAGTGCGTTGCTCAAGGACAAGTTCGCCGGCGCGCCGCTGAAGAATATCGCCCTGAGCGTGCCCGGCCTGGCGCCGCGCAAGGGCGAGTTCATCCTCACCGCGCAAGGGGTGGAAGGCAGCCTGGTGTATGCCTGGTCGGCTGCCGTGCGTGAAGCGATCAACCGTGACGGGCATGGCACGCTGCTGCTCGACCTGCTGCCGGACCGGCCGGTGGACAAGATCGCCCAGGCCCTGGCCAAGCCGCGTGGCTCGCGGTCGATGGCCAAGCATCTGCAGGGTCAGTTGGGGATCGATGGGGTGAAGGCGGCGTTGCTGCGTGAACTCACGGACCCGGCGACCTTTGCCGACACCGAGCGGTTGGCGGCGGCGATCAAGGCACTGCCGATCACCCTGGTGCGCACGCGGCCGCTGGACGAGGCGATCAGCAGTGCCGGCGGGGTACGCTTCGAAGGGTTGGACGAGGGCTTGATGGTGGCGAAGCTGCCCGGCGTGTTCTGCGCGGGGGAAATGCTGGACTGGGAGGCGCCGACTGGGGGGTACCTGCTGACGGCGTGCTTTGCCAGTGGATTACGGGCTGGACGGGCTGCGGCGGATTGGCTGGCGCGTCAGGCTTGA
- a CDS encoding GNAT family N-acetyltransferase codes for MTPIPELESARLVLRQWQDDDLREFAALCADPQVMRYFPAPMTRLEAAALIGRIRGHFNEYGFGLWALERKDSGAFIGMTGLLHVNFDAPFGPAVEIGWRLARRHWGLGFASEAAWTCLRCAFAQLHLDEVVSFTTEGNLPSQKVMQAIGMRHDPDGAFEHPRLPVGHPLRAHVLYRIDRAQWQQNLRG; via the coding sequence ATGACCCCCATCCCTGAACTGGAAAGTGCCCGGCTGGTGCTGCGCCAATGGCAGGACGACGATCTGCGCGAGTTCGCCGCCCTGTGCGCCGACCCCCAGGTGATGCGCTATTTCCCCGCGCCGATGACGCGCCTGGAAGCGGCTGCGCTGATCGGCCGGATCCGTGGCCACTTCAATGAGTACGGGTTCGGTCTGTGGGCGCTGGAGCGCAAGGACAGCGGTGCTTTCATCGGTATGACCGGGCTGCTGCACGTCAATTTCGACGCGCCGTTCGGCCCGGCGGTGGAGATCGGCTGGCGCCTGGCGCGGCGCCACTGGGGGCTGGGGTTCGCCAGCGAGGCGGCGTGGACCTGCCTGCGTTGCGCGTTCGCCCAACTGCACCTGGACGAGGTGGTGTCGTTCACCACCGAAGGCAACCTGCCGTCGCAGAAGGTCATGCAGGCCATCGGCATGCGCCACGACCCGGACGGTGCTTTCGAGCACCCGCGTCTGCCCGTGGGCCACCCGCTGCGCGCCCATGTGCTGTACCGCATCGACCGCGCGCAGTGGCAGCAGAACCTGCGCGGCTGA
- a CDS encoding HAD family hydrolase, producing the protein MSLGQIRHWVFDMDGTLTVAVHDFAAIREALDIPAAHDILTHLAALPAAEAAAKHAWLLEHERDLAIASKAADGAVELVRELHARGCRLAILTRNARELAHVTLEAIGLADCFPVEHILGRDEAAPKPSPDGLLQIAQAWDVAPAQMVMVGDYRFDLDCGRAAGTHTVLVNLPDNPWPALADWHAADCRALRALLC; encoded by the coding sequence ATGAGCCTGGGGCAGATCCGCCACTGGGTGTTCGACATGGACGGCACCCTGACCGTGGCCGTGCACGATTTCGCAGCCATTCGCGAAGCCCTGGACATTCCGGCCGCGCACGACATCCTCACCCACCTGGCGGCGTTGCCGGCGGCGGAGGCTGCGGCCAAGCATGCCTGGCTGCTGGAACACGAGCGCGACCTGGCGATTGCCTCGAAAGCCGCAGACGGGGCGGTGGAGCTGGTGCGTGAGTTGCACGCGCGCGGTTGTCGCCTGGCGATTCTCACCCGCAATGCCCGCGAGCTGGCCCATGTCACCCTCGAAGCGATCGGCCTGGCCGACTGTTTTCCGGTGGAGCACATTCTTGGCCGGGACGAGGCCGCGCCCAAGCCGAGCCCGGACGGGTTGCTGCAGATCGCCCAGGCTTGGGACGTCGCGCCTGCGCAGATGGTGATGGTTGGCGATTACCGCTTCGACCTCGATTGCGGGCGGGCGGCGGGCACCCATACCGTGCTGGTCAACTTGCCGGACAATCCATGGCCGGCGTTGGCCGACTGGCATGCCGCGGATTGTCGGGCGCTCAGAGCATTGCTCTGCTAA
- a CDS encoding DEAD/DEAH box helicase, with translation MNFAKLGLIEPLLRTLQALDYTTPTPVQAQAIPAVLAGRDLMAAAQTGTGKTAGFALPVLQRLALEGEKVAANSVRALVLVPTRELAEQVHANVREYAENLPLSTYAVYGGVSINPQMMRLRRGVDLLVATPGRLLDLFRQNAIKFGQVQTLVLDEADRMLDLGFAEELQAVYAALPRKRQTLLFSATFSDQIRLLAGLALNDPLSIEVSPRNAAASTVKQWLVPVDKKRKADLFCHLLRKQRWKQVLVFAKTRNGVDQLVERLLAEGVNADGIHGDRPQATRQRALDSFKAREVQVLVATDVAARGLDIDDLPLVVNLDLPIVAEDYVHRIGRTGRAGNKGEAISLVCADEVQLLASIETLIRQVLPRHEEPDFIPDHRVPVTDASGQVLKKPKKPKKPKENSAKRGLGRWMDSTESGASAPSVKAVRKVPSFGGKPRKPKP, from the coding sequence ATGAATTTCGCCAAACTCGGCCTGATCGAACCGCTGCTGCGCACCCTGCAAGCACTGGACTACACCACCCCGACCCCGGTCCAGGCCCAGGCCATTCCCGCCGTGCTCGCCGGCCGCGACCTGATGGCCGCGGCCCAGACCGGCACTGGCAAGACCGCGGGCTTCGCCCTGCCGGTGCTGCAGCGCCTGGCCCTGGAGGGCGAGAAGGTCGCCGCCAACTCGGTGCGCGCGCTGGTGCTGGTGCCCACCCGCGAGCTGGCCGAGCAGGTCCACGCCAATGTGCGTGAATATGCCGAGAACCTGCCGCTGTCCACCTACGCGGTGTATGGCGGGGTCAGCATCAACCCGCAGATGATGCGCCTGCGCCGTGGCGTCGACCTGCTGGTGGCCACCCCGGGCCGCCTGCTCGACCTGTTCCGCCAGAACGCCATCAAGTTCGGCCAGGTGCAGACCCTGGTGCTCGACGAAGCCGACCGCATGCTCGACCTGGGCTTCGCCGAGGAGCTGCAGGCGGTGTACGCAGCGCTGCCGCGCAAGCGCCAGACACTGCTGTTCTCCGCCACCTTCTCCGACCAGATCCGCCTGCTCGCGGGCCTGGCGTTGAATGACCCGCTGAGCATCGAGGTCAGCCCGCGTAACGCCGCCGCCAGCACGGTCAAGCAGTGGCTGGTGCCGGTGGACAAGAAGCGCAAGGCCGACCTGTTCTGCCACCTGCTGCGCAAGCAGCGCTGGAAGCAGGTGCTGGTGTTCGCCAAGACCCGCAACGGTGTGGACCAACTGGTCGAGCGGCTGCTCGCCGAAGGCGTCAACGCCGATGGCATCCACGGTGACCGCCCCCAGGCGACCCGTCAGCGGGCGCTGGACAGCTTCAAGGCCCGCGAGGTCCAGGTGCTGGTAGCCACCGACGTCGCCGCTCGTGGCCTGGACATCGACGACCTGCCGCTGGTGGTCAACCTCGACCTGCCGATCGTCGCCGAAGACTACGTGCACCGCATCGGCCGTACCGGTCGCGCGGGCAACAAGGGCGAGGCGATCTCGCTGGTGTGCGCTGACGAAGTGCAACTGCTGGCGTCGATCGAGACGCTGATCCGCCAGGTACTGCCGCGCCATGAAGAGCCGGACTTCATTCCCGACCACCGGGTGCCGGTGACCGATGCCAGTGGGCAGGTGCTGAAGAAGCCGAAAAAGCCCAAGAAACCGAAGGAGAACAGCGCCAAGCGTGGCCTGGGGCGCTGGATGGACAGCACCGAGTCGGGCGCATCGGCGCCGTCGGTCAAGGCGGTGCGCAAGGTGCCGAGCTTCGGCGGCAAGCCGCGCAAGCCCAAGCCTTGA
- a CDS encoding histone deacetylase family protein — MPLPLIYHDDYSPEFPAEHRFPMDKFRLLRDHLVDSGLTTDQALLRPQICPNDILALAHDRDYIERYMNGELSREDQRRLGLPWSEALARRTVRAVGGSLLSAEMALRHGIACHLAGGTHHAHYDHPAGFCIFNDLAVISRYLLAAGRVHRVLIFDCDVHQGDGTARILQDTPEAITVSLHCEQNFPARKAQSDWDIPLPRGMHDDAYLKVVDDALNYLLPLYQPDLVLYDAGVDVHKDDALGYLQLTDEGLAARDERVLRHCLGRDIPVVGVIGGGYSKDRAALARRHGILHHSAARVIGCSQ, encoded by the coding sequence ATGCCGCTGCCGCTGATCTACCACGATGACTACAGCCCCGAGTTCCCAGCGGAGCACCGCTTCCCAATGGACAAGTTCCGCCTGCTGCGCGATCACCTGGTCGACAGCGGGCTGACCACCGACCAGGCGCTGCTGCGCCCGCAGATCTGCCCCAACGACATCCTCGCCCTGGCCCACGACCGCGACTACATCGAGCGCTACATGAACGGCGAGCTGTCGCGGGAAGACCAGCGCCGCCTCGGCCTGCCCTGGAGCGAGGCCCTGGCCCGGCGCACCGTGCGCGCGGTCGGCGGCTCGCTGCTCAGCGCCGAGATGGCGCTGCGGCACGGCATCGCCTGCCACCTGGCCGGTGGCACCCACCACGCCCACTACGACCACCCGGCCGGCTTCTGCATCTTCAACGACCTGGCGGTGATCAGCCGTTACCTGCTGGCCGCCGGCCGCGTGCACCGGGTGCTGATCTTCGACTGCGACGTGCACCAGGGCGACGGCACCGCGCGGATCCTCCAGGACACCCCCGAGGCGATCACCGTGTCGCTGCACTGCGAGCAAAACTTCCCGGCGCGCAAGGCCCAGAGCGACTGGGACATTCCCCTGCCACGGGGCATGCACGACGACGCCTACCTCAAGGTGGTGGACGATGCGCTGAACTACCTGCTGCCGCTGTACCAGCCGGACCTGGTGCTGTACGACGCTGGCGTCGATGTGCACAAGGACGATGCCCTGGGCTACCTGCAACTGACCGACGAAGGCCTGGCCGCCCGCGACGAACGGGTGCTGCGCCACTGCCTGGGTCGCGATATCCCGGTGGTCGGGGTGATCGGTGGCGGCTACAGCAAGGACCGCGCGGCCCTGGCCCGGCGTCACGGCATCCTTCATCACAGTGCGGCGCGGGTCATCGGTTGTTCACAATGA